The region GCCGAACGGTCAGGGCCTGCGCTGGTCTGGGGGTGGCGTCACCTGGGCACTTGTCGCCGCGCCAGACAGGCTTTGAACCGCTTGCCGTCGGCCATCAGGCCACAGACAGGGCGGCCAAAATGCATTATCATTATGGTATGAGCGAAACATCGAGCCGCCAATCCGCCAATCGCCAAGCAGGGGGCCGCCGCAAGGAGGCGTCCGCACCCGCCGCCGCTGCGGCGCCCACCGCTGAACAGTCCAGCCAGACGGTCTCGGGCGACGTGACCGGGTTTCAGCGACTGCTCGCCACGGCCCAGATCGACGCCGACATCGCCGGGATCGTGGCGGACCCGGCCAGCGCCGATGCCCGGCTGACCGACCTTCTGCGCGCCGCGCTGGACCGCTGGGGCCACGGCCTGCATCATCTGGACCACCGCGCCGTCCTGACCGATGCGGGCGAGATCCAGTTCTTCGCGGGCAAGACCCTGGTGGGCCGGGCGGGAGAGGACGCTGAACACCTGGCCCGCAGCTACGCCAGCCTCAGCGCGCCGAACGCCGAGGGCCTGAGCGACTGGAGCGTGCTGGGCGAGGGCTACCGCACCCCGATCCGCAACGCCGCTCA is a window of Deinococcus radiopugnans ATCC 19172 DNA encoding:
- a CDS encoding DNA repair protein, yielding MSETSSRQSANRQAGGRRKEASAPAAAAAPTAEQSSQTVSGDVTGFQRLLATAQIDADIAGIVADPASADARLTDLLRAALDRWGHGLHHLDHRAVLTDAGEIQFFAGKTLVGRAGEDAEHLARSYASLSAPNAEGLSDWSVLGEGYRTPIRNAAQLRVLIEDARDFETLWTPERGLFLRLWRRTENGQEVTAVEYVQPVNAAQLLGDAAWDAIQGIKDRALQRELMERSAKGGLLQAFLSARHKDAERHLGSLPETHFTVQSNVTRLTGADARDYAAVRTAQKETADELKAMQDRAVKGMVELLRSDLR